A region of Thermovibrio ammonificans HB-1 DNA encodes the following proteins:
- a CDS encoding flagellar hook protein FlgE, protein MLQSFYTAFTGLTADKRWLSIISDNIANVNTVGFKAERAVFEDLLARSLTTFKNGAPVNTEIGGGVFVSATVKDFSQGTFMNTNNPLDLALDGEGFFMVRDNQGLTYYTRNGEFRLDANGDLINMLGMKVQGWMLDDNGNMAGAISNITVPMSMDPKVTKNISFEEPSNLDSRADVITAQFDPANSTTYNYVNSQTVYDSLGNPHTLTYYFQKIDTGTWRVYTLIDGTLTPVTDGNGNYYEYVTLKFDSNGNVVSAGSDTQVSLAQNEQDTGTNGAFTLANPPVIGSVHIKAIDGVTVNIHDEGDGDGDGIGNLVDENGNVVGTINYATGEIQLEGDYANSSSITVDYLYNPTAATATLDYKDITITGYDPNTGAQTPFTFAVNYEKLRQLASDFIFYAQQDGNSKGDLMAVAVSEDGVIKATYSNGKVKDIARLAIATFKDKEMLVRKGSWLYVPNVQTFTPVIMPGGVISKVRSGMLEMSNVDIANEFINLITAQRSYQANARVITTDDQILQETMNIKR, encoded by the coding sequence ATGTTACAGTCTTTCTACACGGCTTTTACAGGGTTAACGGCAGATAAGCGTTGGCTCTCCATTATATCCGACAACATTGCCAACGTTAACACCGTGGGCTTCAAGGCCGAAAGGGCCGTTTTCGAGGACCTGCTTGCAAGGAGCCTCACCACTTTTAAGAACGGTGCGCCTGTGAACACCGAAATCGGGGGAGGAGTTTTCGTAAGCGCCACCGTTAAGGACTTCAGCCAGGGAACCTTTATGAACACCAACAATCCCCTCGACCTTGCCCTCGACGGCGAAGGTTTCTTCATGGTGAGGGACAACCAAGGGCTGACCTACTACACCAGGAACGGTGAGTTCAGGCTCGACGCCAACGGCGACCTTATAAACATGCTAGGGATGAAGGTTCAGGGCTGGATGCTCGATGATAACGGCAACATGGCGGGAGCCATAAGTAACATTACGGTTCCCATGAGTATGGACCCGAAAGTTACGAAGAATATCTCTTTTGAGGAGCCTTCGAACCTTGATTCGAGGGCCGATGTTATCACCGCCCAGTTCGACCCGGCGAACTCCACAACCTACAACTACGTGAACTCTCAGACTGTTTACGACTCCCTCGGAAATCCCCATACTCTCACCTACTACTTCCAGAAGATAGATACCGGAACCTGGAGGGTTTACACCCTTATAGACGGCACGCTTACTCCGGTAACCGACGGTAACGGTAACTACTACGAGTACGTAACTCTGAAGTTTGACAGCAACGGTAATGTTGTTTCTGCCGGTTCCGACACTCAGGTCTCCCTTGCCCAGAACGAGCAGGATACGGGAACCAACGGCGCCTTTACCCTTGCCAACCCGCCGGTTATAGGCAGCGTTCACATAAAGGCGATAGACGGCGTTACCGTTAACATCCACGACGAGGGAGACGGCGACGGCGACGGCATAGGGAACCTTGTTGATGAGAACGGTAACGTTGTGGGAACCATTAACTACGCAACCGGCGAGATTCAGCTTGAGGGGGATTACGCCAACTCCTCTTCTATAACCGTTGACTACCTTTACAACCCGACTGCGGCCACGGCTACCCTCGACTACAAGGATATCACCATAACCGGTTACGACCCCAATACCGGGGCTCAAACTCCTTTCACTTTTGCCGTTAATTACGAGAAGCTTAGGCAGCTGGCTTCCGACTTTATCTTCTACGCTCAGCAGGATGGAAACAGCAAGGGAGACCTTATGGCTGTTGCCGTAAGTGAGGACGGCGTTATTAAGGCTACCTACTCTAACGGGAAGGTAAAGGATATCGCCCGCCTTGCCATAGCTACGTTTAAGGACAAGGAGATGCTCGTTCGTAAGGGTAGCTGGCTTTACGTTCCCAACGTTCAGACCTTTACGCCGGTGATAATGCCGGGAGGTGTTATCTCTAAGGTGAGAAGCGGTATGCTGGAGATGTCCAACGTTGATATAGCCAACGAGTTTATAAACCTCATAACGGCGCAGCGCTCTTACCAGGCGAACGCAAGGGTGATTACCACCGACGACCAGATTCTTCAAGAGACCATGAATATCAAGAGGTAA
- a CDS encoding flagellar biosynthetic protein FliR yields MSELLTYFSSHFWSFLFVFLRLSSLFIAFPFISGLNVPLTVRVVLVLAFSFFVSSFVTVEPGSLTLFEFALAVLKELLLGLSLALVVYIFYAVFLFAADQISYLMGLTVVNMFDPTFGMVSVLGRFFVYVFYALFFATGAYRLFIGALVESFKLIPPGGASFKGPLFKFLFQEAGLIFSFGFQMAFPFLLVLFITNLALALVNRLIPQINVFIVGLPLQLFVGLVALSVGFSVVVLFGENLIQRLVEDLITLLRLTGGG; encoded by the coding sequence ATGAGTGAGCTTCTCACCTACTTCTCCTCCCACTTTTGGAGCTTTCTGTTTGTTTTCCTGCGGCTCTCCTCCCTTTTCATCGCCTTCCCCTTTATTTCGGGCCTTAACGTCCCCCTTACGGTTAGGGTTGTCCTGGTTCTTGCCTTCTCGTTTTTCGTCTCTTCATTCGTTACGGTTGAGCCCGGGAGCCTGACGCTCTTTGAGTTTGCCCTTGCGGTTTTAAAAGAGTTGCTTTTGGGCCTTTCCCTTGCTCTCGTTGTTTACATCTTCTACGCCGTTTTTCTGTTTGCCGCCGACCAGATTAGTTACCTGATGGGCCTGACCGTTGTTAACATGTTCGACCCCACCTTCGGGATGGTTTCGGTTCTGGGTAGGTTTTTCGTTTACGTTTTCTACGCCCTCTTCTTCGCCACGGGAGCCTACAGGCTCTTTATAGGAGCCTTGGTTGAGAGCTTCAAGCTCATTCCCCCGGGAGGCGCAAGTTTTAAAGGCCCCCTTTTCAAGTTCCTCTTTCAGGAGGCTGGCCTAATCTTCTCCTTCGGCTTCCAGATGGCCTTCCCTTTTCTGCTGGTTCTCTTCATAACCAACCTTGCCCTTGCCCTCGTTAACAGGCTCATTCCCCAGATTAACGTTTTTATTGTGGGACTGCCCCTGCAGCTTTTCGTTGGGCTCGTTGCCCTCTCTGTGGGCTTTTCGGTTGTTGTCCTATTTGGCGAGAACCTCATTCAGCGCCTTGTGGAAGACCTTATAACCCTTTTGAGGTTAACCGGCGGTGGCTAA
- the flgB gene encoding flagellar basal body rod protein FlgB has translation MELFSQALKSLEEGANYFYQRAVVIQGNIANADTPFYRPRDLVFEQELQNQLHLKRTSPKHMDPTEPSRPFKEVVLNDVTGYDGNKVNVTKELAKLAETALMTKLLDEAIKKEIGKLKLAITGR, from the coding sequence ATGGAGCTGTTCTCTCAGGCGTTAAAAAGCCTTGAGGAGGGAGCGAACTACTTCTACCAGCGGGCCGTTGTTATTCAGGGCAACATAGCCAATGCCGATACGCCGTTTTACAGGCCGCGGGACTTGGTTTTTGAACAGGAGCTTCAAAACCAGCTCCACTTAAAGAGAACCTCTCCCAAGCACATGGACCCTACCGAGCCCTCTCGGCCCTTCAAAGAGGTGGTTCTCAACGACGTTACCGGCTACGACGGCAACAAGGTTAACGTTACCAAGGAGCTTGCCAAGCTTGCCGAAACGGCCCTTATGACGAAGCTCTTAGACGAAGCCATAAAGAAAGAGATAGGTAAGCTGAAGCTCGCCATTACAGGGAGGTAG
- the fliF gene encoding flagellar basal-body MS-ring/collar protein FliF: MELRELSDKLTAFLREKANPRNIVLVLGALTLVVFLSLVLVRSYSNQEYAVLYTHLSPDDAGEILTVLQQEKIPYKVEGDGSIILVPKDKVYEVRLQLAAKGLPHGKVVGFEIFDKPKLGITQFQQNVEYLRALEGELERTIEQLDAVRSAKVNIALPKDSIFVRPEQEPKASVLVDLWPGRDLTPEQVKAIIFLVSHAVPGLKPENVTVVDTRGRVLSDLVESDNSTYAVSSKELKIKRQLERDIERKVESMLSQVLGGGKVVVRASVEVETGKVETQKEIYDPDMTAVVSQRKVQEKEVATQKQPQGAPGTTTNVPPVVNFGPNAKVVQKEKKDVTTNYDVSKTIERSVTPVFRIKRITVGVLVDGRYEKVKGPKGTVEYKFVPRSPQEIKTYEEIVKSVIGYDPKRGDRVTVASVPFETQLLAGNKPKEEKGFPWQYAAGVGALVAVLLGLLLMKLLKKPKAEAPPAGLQPGETLAQSLEEGLAARKEEIEEINLESDPIYLKIVEVAKDYPDLISNVITKWMREEGLR, encoded by the coding sequence TTGGAGCTTAGGGAGCTTTCGGATAAACTGACGGCCTTTTTAAGGGAGAAGGCAAACCCCCGGAACATTGTCCTCGTTCTCGGGGCCCTCACCCTTGTCGTTTTCCTCTCCTTGGTTCTCGTAAGGAGCTACTCCAACCAGGAGTACGCCGTTCTCTACACCCACTTGAGCCCCGACGACGCAGGCGAAATCCTCACCGTTTTACAGCAGGAGAAGATTCCCTACAAAGTAGAAGGGGACGGCTCCATAATCCTCGTTCCGAAGGATAAAGTTTACGAGGTCAGGCTTCAGCTTGCAGCCAAGGGGCTTCCCCACGGAAAAGTTGTGGGCTTTGAGATTTTCGACAAGCCCAAACTGGGAATCACCCAGTTTCAGCAGAACGTTGAGTACCTGAGGGCCCTTGAAGGGGAGCTGGAGCGGACCATAGAGCAGCTCGACGCGGTGAGGAGCGCAAAGGTAAATATAGCCCTCCCCAAAGACTCCATATTCGTAAGGCCCGAGCAGGAGCCTAAGGCCTCCGTTCTCGTTGACCTCTGGCCCGGTAGAGACCTTACCCCCGAACAGGTTAAGGCGATAATCTTCCTCGTTTCCCACGCAGTTCCGGGTTTAAAGCCCGAAAACGTTACGGTTGTTGATACCCGGGGCAGGGTCCTTTCGGACCTTGTGGAGAGCGACAACTCAACCTATGCCGTAAGCTCCAAGGAGCTGAAGATTAAGCGTCAGCTTGAGCGGGACATAGAGCGGAAAGTGGAGAGTATGCTCTCTCAGGTGCTCGGGGGCGGAAAAGTTGTGGTTAGGGCCTCTGTTGAGGTAGAGACCGGCAAAGTTGAGACCCAGAAAGAGATATACGACCCCGACATGACCGCCGTTGTTAGCCAGAGAAAAGTGCAGGAGAAGGAGGTTGCCACCCAGAAGCAGCCCCAAGGGGCTCCCGGTACCACCACAAACGTTCCGCCCGTTGTTAACTTCGGCCCGAACGCCAAGGTGGTTCAGAAAGAGAAGAAAGACGTTACCACCAACTACGACGTTTCTAAAACGATTGAGCGCTCCGTTACGCCCGTTTTCAGGATAAAGAGGATTACGGTAGGAGTTTTAGTAGACGGCAGGTACGAGAAAGTTAAAGGCCCCAAAGGGACCGTTGAGTACAAGTTCGTTCCCCGCTCCCCTCAGGAGATTAAAACCTACGAGGAGATTGTTAAGAGCGTAATCGGCTACGACCCCAAGAGGGGCGATAGGGTTACCGTTGCGAGCGTGCCTTTTGAGACCCAGCTCCTTGCCGGAAACAAGCCCAAAGAGGAGAAGGGCTTTCCGTGGCAGTATGCTGCCGGCGTAGGGGCGCTGGTTGCCGTTCTACTGGGATTGCTTCTTATGAAGCTGTTGAAGAAGCCCAAGGCCGAGGCTCCTCCCGCCGGCCTTCAGCCCGGAGAGACCCTTGCCCAGTCGCTTGAAGAGGGGCTTGCCGCACGGAAGGAGGAGATTGAGGAGATTAACCTTGAGAGCGACCCCATATATTTAAAAATAGTTGAAGTGGCCAAGGACTACCCCGACTTAATCAGTAACGTTATAACCAAGTGGATGAGAGAAGAGGGGCTGAGATGA
- the flhB gene encoding flagellar biosynthesis protein FlhB, which yields MAKDPSKTEKATPRRRQKAREEGQVLRSQDLSIAFSLVLVAVTLFFYLPFAFRELLKLFNYTFEELPFLELNQFVFVSLEILALLTFPVFLVLLVGGVLSNVVQFGFLFTLKPLVPKLDPINPVKGFQRLFSLKTLFELVKSLVKLGFASAVGYFAVKYLTRYFTSYASFPLEVQLYYLAKSLVVLVVAFALLAVPVAGLDFLYRRWEYEENLKMSKQEVKEERKQYEGHPLIKSEIRKRQRQLAMRRMMAEVPKADVVITNPEHYAVALKYERGKMYAPKVVAKGVDSVALKIKEIALEHGVPVEENPPLARALYESCEVGDFIPEEFYRAVARILAKIYRRRRRF from the coding sequence GTGGCTAAGGACCCTTCAAAAACCGAAAAGGCGACGCCGCGGCGGCGTCAGAAGGCCCGTGAAGAGGGACAGGTCTTAAGGAGCCAGGACCTCTCTATCGCCTTTTCGCTGGTTCTTGTTGCGGTCACCCTCTTTTTCTACCTGCCCTTTGCCTTTAGGGAGCTTTTGAAGCTCTTTAACTACACTTTTGAAGAGCTACCCTTCCTTGAGCTGAACCAGTTCGTTTTTGTCTCGCTTGAGATTTTGGCCCTTTTAACCTTCCCCGTTTTCTTGGTTCTACTCGTCGGGGGGGTTTTGAGTAACGTTGTCCAGTTCGGCTTTCTCTTTACCCTTAAGCCCCTCGTTCCGAAGCTCGACCCCATAAACCCCGTTAAGGGGTTCCAGCGGCTTTTTTCGCTGAAGACCCTGTTTGAGCTTGTTAAAAGCCTGGTGAAGCTGGGTTTTGCCTCGGCCGTGGGCTACTTTGCGGTAAAGTACCTTACCCGATACTTCACCTCTTACGCCTCCTTCCCACTGGAGGTTCAGCTCTACTACCTTGCCAAGAGTCTGGTTGTTCTCGTTGTGGCCTTTGCCCTTTTAGCCGTTCCCGTAGCCGGCCTCGACTTCCTCTACCGCCGCTGGGAGTACGAGGAGAACCTTAAGATGAGCAAGCAGGAGGTAAAGGAGGAGCGGAAGCAGTACGAGGGCCACCCGCTTATAAAGTCTGAAATCAGGAAGAGACAGCGGCAGCTTGCCATGCGCCGTATGATGGCCGAAGTCCCTAAAGCGGACGTTGTTATAACGAACCCGGAGCACTACGCCGTTGCCCTTAAGTACGAGAGGGGTAAGATGTACGCCCCCAAGGTTGTGGCAAAGGGGGTCGATTCGGTTGCCCTGAAGATTAAGGAGATTGCCCTTGAACACGGCGTTCCCGTAGAGGAGAACCCTCCCCTTGCAAGGGCCCTCTACGAGAGCTGCGAGGTGGGGGACTTCATTCCTGAGGAGTTTTACCGAGCTGTTGCCCGGATTCTTGCAAAGATTTACAGACGGCGGCGGCGCTTTTAA
- a CDS encoding flagellar basal body-associated FliL family protein yields MAEEEKEKQGQEEKKGGGKKKLIILLVLLLLLAGGGGAAYKFLVLDKKAQSKEKQAQKIIEEIKATENVGVMFDLGTFVVNLADPDIERYLKVSIVLELKDQKVQQEAQKRLPEIKDAITTLLLTKKSSEIRTPEGIEFLKEEIAKRVNAILPLGGVKNVYFTEFIIQTG; encoded by the coding sequence ATGGCTGAAGAGGAAAAGGAGAAGCAGGGTCAGGAGGAGAAGAAGGGAGGAGGTAAGAAGAAGCTCATCATTCTCCTTGTTCTTCTCCTCCTTTTGGCCGGTGGCGGCGGTGCCGCCTATAAGTTTCTCGTTTTAGATAAGAAGGCCCAGAGTAAGGAGAAGCAGGCCCAGAAGATAATAGAGGAGATTAAGGCCACCGAGAACGTTGGGGTGATGTTTGACCTGGGGACTTTCGTTGTTAACCTTGCAGACCCCGATATTGAGCGTTACCTGAAGGTCTCTATCGTTCTTGAGCTTAAGGACCAGAAGGTTCAGCAGGAGGCTCAAAAGCGTTTGCCGGAGATTAAAGACGCCATAACTACTCTCCTCCTGACTAAGAAGTCTTCGGAGATAAGGACTCCCGAGGGTATAGAGTTCTTGAAGGAGGAGATTGCAAAGAGGGTGAACGCCATATTGCCTCTGGGCGGCGTTAAGAACGTTTACTTCACCGAGTTTATCATCCAGACAGGGTAG
- the fliQ gene encoding flagellar biosynthesis protein FliQ: MTVEQIIFLGRQMLEVALLVGAPVLLITFFVGIAISVLQAATQIHEMTLTFIPKILAAFVAIFIFGGWMFMKLVEYTKENFQLLLQMVR; the protein is encoded by the coding sequence ATGACGGTTGAGCAGATAATTTTTCTCGGCAGGCAGATGCTCGAGGTGGCGTTGTTGGTTGGGGCACCCGTTCTCCTGATAACTTTTTTTGTAGGTATAGCCATAAGCGTTCTGCAGGCCGCCACCCAGATTCACGAGATGACGTTAACCTTTATTCCCAAAATTCTCGCCGCCTTTGTTGCTATTTTTATCTTCGGCGGTTGGATGTTTATGAAACTGGTTGAGTACACCAAGGAGAACTTCCAGCTTCTGCTTCAGATGGTAAGATGA
- the fliP gene encoding flagellar type III secretion system pore protein FliP (The bacterial flagellar biogenesis protein FliP forms a type III secretion system (T3SS)-type pore required for flagellar assembly.): MRKVVFLTATLFPLQAQGATLNELTAKLGNLDITLKLVFLVTLLAVVPSLLIALTSFTRIVIILSLLRHALGTPQTPPNQVVIALSLFLTFFTMAPTFEKIDKEALKPYLNGQITAVEAVERASRPLKEFMLHNTRKEDLKLFLDIRNERPKGPEEVSFVTLVPAFMVSEIKTAFEFVFVIFLPFMVIDLLVASILMSMGMMMIPPMMLSLPFKLILFVVSGGWELLIKSIIVSYR, from the coding sequence ATGAGGAAGGTGGTGTTCCTTACTGCGACTCTCTTTCCCCTTCAGGCGCAGGGAGCAACCCTCAACGAGCTGACGGCGAAGCTGGGTAACTTAGATATAACTTTAAAGCTCGTTTTCCTCGTTACGCTTCTTGCAGTTGTTCCTTCGCTCCTTATTGCGCTGACCAGCTTCACCCGCATCGTTATCATTCTGTCGCTTTTAAGGCACGCCCTTGGAACGCCGCAGACTCCTCCAAACCAAGTAGTTATAGCCCTTTCGCTCTTTCTCACCTTCTTTACGATGGCCCCCACCTTCGAGAAGATAGACAAAGAGGCCTTAAAGCCTTACCTGAACGGCCAGATAACTGCCGTTGAGGCGGTGGAAAGGGCCTCTCGCCCCTTAAAGGAGTTTATGCTTCACAACACGAGGAAGGAGGATTTGAAGCTCTTCCTTGATATACGGAACGAAAGGCCCAAAGGCCCCGAGGAGGTCTCCTTTGTAACGCTGGTTCCCGCCTTTATGGTGAGCGAGATAAAAACGGCCTTTGAGTTTGTGTTCGTCATATTCCTGCCCTTTATGGTTATAGACCTGCTTGTTGCCAGCATTCTGATGTCTATGGGTATGATGATGATTCCGCCTATGATGCTCTCGTTGCCCTTTAAGCTCATTCTGTTTGTGGTTTCCGGCGGCTGGGAGCTTCTAATAAAGTCGATTATAGTGAGCTACCGATGA
- a CDS encoding FliM/FliN family flagellar motor switch protein: MEVEKELTEKLERFSDIELKISLVVGRKVMPFSKVLKLKEGDIITLDKKLDDYLEVTLNDQEFGIGELIVINDKVSLRLVDLV, encoded by the coding sequence ATGGAGGTTGAGAAGGAGTTAACCGAGAAGCTGGAGCGTTTTAGCGATATAGAGCTGAAGATATCGCTCGTTGTTGGCAGGAAGGTTATGCCCTTTTCTAAGGTTTTGAAGTTGAAGGAGGGTGACATTATCACCCTTGATAAGAAGCTCGACGACTACCTTGAGGTGACTCTGAACGACCAGGAGTTTGGGATAGGCGAGCTTATAGTGATTAACGATAAGGTCAGTTTGAGGTTGGTTGACCTTGTATAG
- a CDS encoding FliI/YscN family ATPase, with product MSLKERLRRLPRYKVVGQVTGVKGEVIEAKLPGVCIGDFCTVDGKLPAEVVGFKEGKALLMAYSDTDGITTGNPVEVKLSGLKLGVSDELLGAVIDPFGKVLNGKEFTPTDFVPLKPDPVNPMERERIREPLDLGIRVINGLLTVGRGQRLGVFAGAGVGKSTLLGMVARYTEADVTVVALIGERGREVREFLEDALGDGINRSVVVVATSDMPPLAKVRAAYAAFAVAEYFSARGKKVLLLLDSLTRFAMAQREIGLSVGEPPTSKGYTPSVFSAMARLVERAGNFGSGGSITGIFTVLVEGDDISLDPVADAAVGLLDGHIVLSREMANRRLFPAVDVLKSISRLTPQIVPEEILTAQSVIFELESIYRENSDLIQLGLYKKGTSPLIDLAIWAHSRLEGYIRQGINQRVNLKESFEQLLSLVNSILEEGSRHGVRWNNGQFEY from the coding sequence ATGAGCTTAAAAGAGAGGCTAAGAAGGCTGCCCAGGTATAAGGTTGTGGGGCAGGTTACCGGCGTTAAGGGGGAGGTTATAGAGGCGAAGCTCCCCGGCGTCTGTATAGGGGACTTCTGCACGGTTGACGGAAAGCTTCCTGCGGAAGTTGTTGGGTTTAAAGAGGGTAAGGCCCTGCTTATGGCCTACAGCGATACAGACGGTATAACCACGGGTAACCCCGTTGAGGTGAAGCTCTCGGGGCTGAAACTGGGGGTGTCGGACGAGCTGCTTGGTGCGGTTATAGACCCCTTCGGTAAGGTTTTAAACGGGAAAGAATTCACCCCGACCGACTTCGTTCCCCTGAAACCCGACCCGGTTAACCCTATGGAGCGGGAGAGGATAAGGGAGCCCCTTGATTTGGGCATCAGAGTGATAAACGGCCTGCTCACCGTAGGCAGGGGGCAAAGACTCGGGGTGTTTGCGGGTGCCGGGGTTGGCAAGAGTACCCTGCTGGGAATGGTTGCCCGCTACACCGAGGCAGACGTTACCGTAGTTGCCCTCATCGGTGAGCGGGGAAGGGAGGTAAGGGAGTTCTTGGAGGATGCCCTCGGTGACGGCATAAACCGCTCGGTTGTGGTTGTTGCGACTTCCGATATGCCTCCCCTTGCAAAGGTGAGGGCCGCTTATGCCGCTTTTGCAGTTGCCGAGTACTTCTCCGCCCGGGGTAAGAAAGTTCTGCTTTTGCTCGACTCCCTTACCCGCTTTGCAATGGCCCAGAGGGAAATCGGGCTTTCTGTTGGGGAGCCGCCCACTTCAAAGGGCTACACCCCTTCGGTTTTCTCTGCCATGGCAAGGCTCGTTGAGAGGGCCGGGAACTTCGGCTCGGGCGGCAGTATTACCGGGATATTTACGGTTTTGGTGGAGGGAGACGACATCTCCCTCGACCCCGTTGCAGATGCCGCCGTCGGTCTTTTAGACGGTCATATAGTTCTGTCGAGGGAGATGGCAAACAGGCGCCTCTTCCCTGCGGTAGATGTTTTAAAGAGCATCAGCAGGCTTACCCCCCAGATAGTTCCCGAAGAGATACTTACTGCACAGTCGGTTATTTTTGAACTTGAATCTATTTACAGGGAAAATAGCGACCTCATTCAGCTCGGCCTCTATAAAAAGGGCACCTCTCCCCTGATTGACCTTGCCATCTGGGCCCACTCAAGGCTTGAAGGTTACATAAGGCAGGGTATAAACCAACGGGTTAACCTAAAGGAGAGTTTTGAGCAGCTACTCAGTTTGGTAAACTCAATTCTTGAGGAGGGAAGTCGCCATGGCGTTAGATGGAATAACGGCCAGTTTGAATACTGA
- the flgC gene encoding flagellar basal body rod protein FlgC, translating to MIFKGLEVSVTGMLAQRVRMDVAASNLANANSVDDNGQPYRRRVPIFEAVLDEVNGVKTYRVKVKKIVEDPSPFRKIYDPSNPLAGPDGYVTLPNVDPLREMVDMISAMRSYEANLTAFNTRKNMIVNTIDILKA from the coding sequence GTGATATTCAAGGGGCTTGAGGTTTCGGTCACCGGAATGCTTGCCCAGCGGGTTCGTATGGACGTTGCCGCAAGCAACCTTGCAAACGCCAACTCGGTAGACGACAACGGCCAACCCTACCGGAGGAGGGTTCCGATATTCGAGGCCGTTTTAGATGAAGTCAACGGCGTGAAAACTTACCGGGTAAAGGTGAAGAAGATAGTGGAGGACCCTTCGCCCTTTAGAAAAATCTACGACCCCTCGAACCCCCTTGCAGGCCCCGACGGCTACGTTACCCTGCCCAACGTGGACCCTCTGAGGGAGATGGTGGATATGATATCGGCCATGAGAAGCTACGAGGCCAACCTTACGGCCTTTAACACAAGGAAGAACATGATAGTGAACACCATAGATATCCTTAAAGCCTAA
- a CDS encoding flagellar hook assembly protein FlgD, with translation MALDGITASLNTDSNVKVVGPDYDNSKMSKEDFLKILLANLQWQDPLQAEDISQFIDDSVKLREMEALNDFENSVDKMVSTLNSLSLFYASGFIGKLILYKGNQTYVENGKGYVSFTLPSDAASVTVEVLDQNGNVVEEKELTNLSAGTYPFEIDNPDLPDGYYTVYVTAKDANGNSIDMTVESRALVQSVVKGDDGKVYIKTAVSEIPLDEIIGIGG, from the coding sequence ATGGCGTTAGATGGAATAACGGCCAGTTTGAATACTGATTCAAACGTTAAAGTTGTGGGGCCCGACTACGACAACTCAAAAATGAGTAAAGAGGACTTTTTGAAGATCCTCCTTGCCAACCTCCAGTGGCAGGACCCCCTCCAGGCAGAGGATATAAGCCAGTTCATAGACGACAGCGTAAAGCTGAGGGAGATGGAGGCCCTCAACGACTTTGAAAACTCTGTCGATAAGATGGTTTCCACTTTAAACTCCCTGTCGCTCTTTTACGCCTCCGGCTTTATAGGTAAGCTGATTCTCTACAAGGGGAACCAGACTTACGTAGAGAACGGGAAGGGGTATGTTTCGTTTACCCTTCCTTCCGATGCCGCTTCTGTTACCGTTGAGGTTCTTGACCAAAACGGCAACGTTGTTGAAGAGAAGGAGCTAACGAACCTCTCTGCCGGAACTTATCCCTTTGAGATAGACAACCCCGACCTACCCGACGGCTACTACACGGTTTACGTTACGGCGAAGGACGCAAACGGAAACTCTATAGATATGACTGTTGAATCACGAGCTTTAGTTCAGTCCGTTGTTAAGGGAGACGACGGCAAGGTTTACATAAAAACCGCCGTTTCCGAAATACCTCTTGATGAAATCATCGGGATAGGAGGGTAG
- the fliE gene encoding flagellar hook-basal body complex protein FliE — protein sequence MKVEFNSSFNLLPLSREKKQESSGFEELLTNFIASVNADQLKAREVEKALSRGEVKNLEEAVLTIEKADLSLRLLVELRNKALESYQEIMRMQV from the coding sequence ATGAAGGTAGAGTTCAACAGCTCCTTTAACCTCCTTCCCCTTTCAAGGGAGAAAAAACAAGAAAGCTCCGGTTTTGAAGAGCTTCTCACCAACTTCATAGCCTCTGTAAACGCCGACCAACTGAAGGCCAGGGAGGTGGAGAAGGCCCTCTCCCGGGGCGAGGTGAAAAACCTTGAAGAGGCGGTCCTGACAATAGAGAAAGCCGACCTATCCTTAAGGCTCCTTGTGGAGCTCAGGAACAAGGCCCTTGAGAGCTACCAAGAAATAATGAGAATGCAGGTCTAA